Proteins encoded together in one Cellulomonas gilvus ATCC 13127 window:
- a CDS encoding zinc-dependent alcohol dehydrogenase family protein, with product MRATVIHGERDIRVDEVPDPVLLPGGSGRDAVVRVVAACVCGSDLWPYRGVERVRAPRRIGHEFVGVVEQVGDAVERVRVGDFVIAPFYVCCSECTNCRNGVSTSCLNGGWWGSEDREGGFADAGQGERVRVPLADGTLVVVPDLDPDSERGRALIPHLLTLSDVMCTGHHAAVSGGVRAGSTVAVVGDGAVGLGAIAAAKRLGATRIVAMSRHADRQALARELGATDVVPERGDDGIARLKEMFDGVGPDVVLECVGTKESMDQALRSARPGGQVGFVGVPAGGPELPVSTMFSTNVGVRGGVAPVRGYIPELLPEVLDGTLRPGIVFDLELPLEQVAEAYAAMDERRATKVLLRP from the coding sequence GTGCGCGCAACCGTCATCCATGGCGAGAGGGACATCCGGGTCGACGAGGTCCCGGACCCGGTGCTGCTGCCCGGCGGCAGCGGACGGGACGCCGTCGTGCGCGTCGTCGCCGCGTGCGTGTGCGGCTCCGACCTGTGGCCCTACCGCGGGGTCGAGCGCGTGCGCGCACCGCGCCGGATCGGCCACGAGTTCGTCGGCGTGGTCGAGCAGGTGGGCGACGCGGTCGAGCGCGTGCGCGTCGGCGACTTCGTCATCGCGCCGTTCTACGTGTGCTGCTCGGAGTGCACCAACTGCCGCAACGGCGTCAGCACGTCCTGCCTCAACGGCGGCTGGTGGGGCAGCGAGGACCGCGAGGGCGGGTTCGCGGACGCCGGCCAGGGCGAGCGGGTCCGGGTGCCGCTCGCGGACGGCACGCTCGTCGTCGTCCCGGACCTCGACCCGGACAGCGAGCGCGGGCGCGCGCTGATCCCCCACCTGCTCACGCTGTCCGACGTGATGTGCACCGGCCACCACGCGGCCGTCTCGGGTGGCGTGCGCGCGGGCTCGACCGTGGCCGTCGTCGGGGACGGGGCCGTCGGGCTCGGCGCGATCGCCGCCGCCAAGCGGCTCGGGGCGACGCGCATCGTCGCGATGTCACGTCACGCCGACCGGCAGGCGCTCGCGCGCGAGCTGGGTGCGACCGACGTGGTCCCCGAGCGCGGCGACGACGGGATCGCGCGGCTCAAGGAGATGTTCGACGGCGTGGGGCCGGACGTGGTGCTCGAGTGCGTCGGCACCAAGGAGTCGATGGACCAGGCCCTGCGCTCGGCGCGTCCGGGCGGGCAGGTCGGCTTCGTCGGCGTCCCGGCGGGCGGGCCCGAGCTTCCGGTCTCGACGATGTTCTCGACGAACGTGGGCGTGCGCGGCGGGGTCGCGCCCGTGCGCGGGTACATCCCCGAGCTGCTGCCGGAGGTGCTCGACGGCACGCTGCGACCCGGCATCGTGTTCGACCTCGAGCTGCCGCTCGAGCAGGTGGCCGAGGCGTACGCCGCGATGGACGAGCGGCGCGCGACGAAGGTGCTGCTGCGCCCCTGA
- a CDS encoding NAD(P)/FAD-dependent oxidoreductase: MSPVAGDVDADVLVVGGGPVGLAAAIEARLAGLSVVVLEPRAGPVDKACGEGLMPGTLAALTRLGVDPTGHALAGIAYVGGRRRVEHAFSGGVGRGVRRTVLHAALARRAAALGVVAVSRRATDVRQDASGVVVDGLRARHVLACDGLHSPVRRMLGLEAGARRSGGPDRRRYGLRRHYRVAPWGDLVEVHWAPHAEAYVTPVGPGLVGVAVLGPARTDLDATLSVLPALAERLTGAEPDGPVRGAGPLRQRTTARTAGRVLLVGDASGYVDALTGEGLRVGLAQAAAAVAHLHDPAGYERAWNRATRDYRVLTSGLVAAATSPARGGIVPLAATLPGVFGAVVERLAR; the protein is encoded by the coding sequence GTGAGCCCGGTGGCGGGCGACGTCGACGCGGACGTGCTCGTCGTCGGCGGCGGACCCGTGGGACTGGCGGCGGCGATCGAGGCCCGGCTCGCGGGCCTGTCCGTGGTGGTGCTCGAGCCGCGGGCGGGGCCGGTGGACAAGGCGTGCGGCGAGGGGCTCATGCCGGGCACTCTCGCGGCGCTGACGCGGCTGGGCGTGGACCCGACCGGGCACGCGCTCGCGGGGATCGCGTACGTGGGCGGGCGGCGGCGCGTGGAGCACGCGTTCTCCGGCGGCGTCGGGCGCGGGGTGCGGCGCACCGTGCTGCATGCGGCGCTGGCGCGGCGCGCGGCGGCCCTGGGTGTGGTGGCGGTGTCGCGGCGCGCCACCGACGTGCGGCAGGACGCGTCCGGCGTCGTCGTCGACGGGCTGCGTGCGCGGCACGTCCTGGCGTGCGACGGGCTGCACTCGCCGGTCCGGCGGATGCTCGGGCTCGAGGCCGGGGCACGACGATCGGGCGGACCCGACCGGCGCCGGTACGGGCTGCGCCGGCACTACCGGGTCGCGCCGTGGGGCGACCTGGTCGAGGTCCACTGGGCGCCGCACGCGGAGGCGTACGTGACCCCGGTCGGTCCGGGCCTGGTGGGGGTCGCGGTGCTCGGGCCGGCGCGCACGGACCTGGACGCGACGCTCTCCGTGCTGCCCGCGCTGGCCGAGCGCCTCACGGGCGCCGAGCCGGACGGGCCGGTGCGCGGGGCCGGGCCGCTGCGCCAGCGCACCACCGCGCGCACGGCGGGCCGCGTGCTGCTGGTCGGCGACGCGTCGGGCTACGTCGACGCGCTCACGGGCGAGGGGCTGCGCGTCGGGCTGGCGCAGGCCGCCGCGGCGGTCGCGCACCTGCACGACCCGGCGGGCTACGAGCGGGCGTGGAACCGCGCGACGCGCGACTACCGGGTGCTCACGTCGGGCCTCGTCGCCGCCGCGACCTCGCCCGCGCGGGGCGGCATCGTGCCGCTGGCCGCGACCCTTCCCGGCGTGTTCGGCGCGGTCGTCGAACGCCTGGCCCGCTGA
- a CDS encoding GNAT family N-acetyltransferase, which translates to MTTHDATPFVELGDDVLTLRCLRADDAPALIAGEDEDQVRRLDDGHRSEPARTREWIEQNREHWRTGGPRRHLGVLHVATGRLIGTIEAHLAMPGTPVRAVTISSTVFPDARGHGYAARAVDLLCTWLTFATAADTALVRVDAADAPVHHVRALRDAQHVALVCGPAGAGKSTLAHRLAARGAVHLSFDEDAWRLGHRTHPLPAHVADALHADLRTRLVALVRQGRDVVVDTSFWSRAARTSYRELVRPYGVEPVTMHLATPHALVMDRLAARSGSGPHDVLVPPELARRHLVGFEVPTRDEGPLVVLRAE; encoded by the coding sequence ATGACCACGCACGATGCGACTCCCTTCGTCGAGCTCGGCGACGACGTGCTCACGCTGCGCTGTCTGCGCGCGGACGACGCACCCGCGCTGATCGCGGGCGAGGACGAGGATCAGGTGCGCCGGCTGGACGACGGGCACCGTTCGGAACCCGCGCGCACCCGGGAGTGGATCGAGCAGAACCGGGAGCACTGGCGCACGGGAGGGCCGCGCCGGCACCTCGGCGTCCTGCACGTGGCCACCGGCCGGCTGATCGGCACCATCGAGGCGCACCTGGCCATGCCCGGCACACCGGTCCGCGCGGTGACCATCTCCTCCACGGTCTTCCCCGACGCGCGCGGCCACGGGTACGCCGCGCGCGCGGTGGACCTGCTGTGCACGTGGCTGACCTTCGCCACCGCGGCGGACACGGCGTTGGTCCGGGTGGACGCGGCCGACGCGCCGGTCCACCACGTCCGTGCGCTGCGTGACGCGCAGCACGTCGCACTCGTGTGCGGACCCGCCGGGGCCGGGAAGTCGACGCTCGCGCACCGGCTCGCCGCGCGGGGTGCCGTGCACCTCTCGTTCGACGAGGACGCGTGGCGGCTCGGGCACCGCACCCATCCGCTGCCCGCACACGTCGCCGACGCGCTGCACGCCGACCTGCGCACGCGGCTCGTCGCGCTCGTGCGGCAGGGCCGCGACGTCGTCGTCGACACGTCCTTCTGGTCCCGCGCCGCGCGGACGTCCTACCGCGAGCTGGTGCGCCCCTACGGCGTCGAGCCCGTGACGATGCACCTCGCGACCCCGCACGCGCTGGTGATGGACCGGTTGGCCGCGCGGTCGGGCTCCGGACCGCACGACGTGCTGGTGCCGCCCGAACTCGCGCGTCGCCACCTCGTCGGTTTCGAGGTGCCGACGCGCGACGAGGGCCCGCTCGTCGTGCTCCGGGCCGAGTGA
- a CDS encoding sugar O-acetyltransferase produces MTTPDYFAGDPRTQRERMLAGDLYIADDPENERIARRATVLVDEYHRAVVAADDERARSILAELLGSLGEGAFIKPPLAVDYGENIHVGARTFVNSGLTALDVATITIGEDCQIGPQVQLLTPTHPVDPQPRRDKLEAAQPITLGDNVWLGGGVIVCPGVTIGENTVVGAGSVVVRDLPANVVAVGNPARVVRTITPGEQR; encoded by the coding sequence ATGACGACCCCCGACTACTTCGCCGGCGACCCCCGCACGCAGCGTGAGCGCATGCTCGCCGGTGACCTGTACATCGCCGACGACCCGGAGAACGAGCGCATCGCGCGGCGCGCGACCGTCCTGGTGGACGAGTACCACCGAGCGGTGGTGGCGGCCGACGACGAGCGGGCCCGCTCGATCCTGGCCGAGCTGCTGGGCTCGCTCGGCGAGGGCGCGTTCATCAAGCCGCCGCTCGCGGTCGACTACGGCGAGAACATCCACGTCGGCGCGCGCACGTTCGTGAACTCGGGCCTGACGGCGCTGGACGTCGCGACCATCACCATCGGCGAGGACTGCCAGATCGGTCCGCAGGTGCAGCTCCTGACGCCCACGCACCCGGTGGACCCGCAGCCTCGTCGGGACAAGCTCGAGGCGGCCCAGCCGATCACCCTCGGGGACAACGTGTGGCTCGGCGGAGGCGTGATCGTCTGCCCGGGCGTGACCATCGGGGAGAACACCGTGGTCGGCGCGGGGTCGGTGGTCGTGCGGGACCTGCCTGCGAACGTCGTCGCGGTGGGCAACCCCGCGCGCGTGGTCCGCACGATCACGCCCGGAGAGCAGCGATGA
- a CDS encoding type III polyketide synthase translates to MSRIVAVAPVLPDHVYPQARIADELAGLLTADPARRALLTRLHTSCGVEQRHLALPLDRYGALGSFDETNALATACGLDLAERAVRAALAGAGLEPHDVDHVMLTSVTTIGAPSMDAMLVERLGLRPDVTRLPSFGLGCAGGAAGLARVHDHLTAHPDQVAVLVSVELCSLTLQRDDDSTANLVAGGLFGDGGAAVVMAGRDRPAPRAAAARHAWDRAPVVLGARSALYPGTSDALGWQVGGSGLRIVLSGGLPDAVRAHVADDAKALLTAIGAVPDDVGAWLVHPGGPKILEAVQEALDLPAGALTRSWANLARAGNLSSASVLHVLADAMDTGGSPAAPGSLGVALAFGPGVGAELVALRWPDGQGHAA, encoded by the coding sequence GGCCGGACTGCTCACGGCCGACCCCGCGCGGCGCGCGCTGCTGACCCGCCTGCACACGTCGTGCGGCGTGGAGCAGCGGCACCTGGCGCTCCCGCTCGACCGGTACGGGGCGCTGGGCTCGTTCGACGAGACGAACGCGCTGGCGACGGCGTGCGGGCTCGACCTCGCGGAGCGGGCCGTGCGCGCGGCGTTGGCGGGTGCGGGGCTCGAGCCGCACGACGTCGACCACGTGATGCTCACGTCGGTCACCACGATCGGCGCACCGTCGATGGACGCGATGCTCGTCGAGCGCCTGGGCCTGCGGCCCGACGTGACGCGGCTGCCGAGCTTCGGGCTCGGGTGCGCGGGCGGCGCGGCCGGGCTGGCCCGCGTGCACGACCACCTGACCGCGCACCCCGACCAGGTGGCCGTCCTGGTCTCGGTCGAGCTGTGCTCGCTGACGCTGCAGCGTGACGACGACTCGACCGCCAACCTCGTCGCGGGCGGGCTGTTCGGTGACGGCGGCGCGGCCGTCGTCATGGCGGGGCGCGACCGTCCGGCACCCCGCGCCGCCGCGGCGCGGCACGCGTGGGACCGCGCACCCGTGGTGCTGGGCGCACGCAGCGCGCTGTACCCGGGCACGTCCGACGCGCTGGGCTGGCAGGTGGGCGGCTCGGGGCTGCGGATCGTGCTCTCGGGCGGCCTGCCCGACGCGGTCCGCGCCCACGTCGCCGACGACGCGAAGGCGCTCCTCACGGCGATCGGCGCCGTCCCGGACGACGTGGGCGCGTGGCTGGTGCACCCGGGCGGCCCGAAGATCCTCGAGGCCGTGCAGGAGGCGCTCGACCTGCCGGCCGGTGCGTTGACGCGCTCGTGGGCCAACCTGGCGCGTGCGGGCAACCTGTCCTCGGCGTCGGTCCTGCACGTGCTCGCGGATGCGATGGACACGGGCGGCTCCCCGGCAGCGCCGGGGTCGCTGGGTGTGGCGCTCGCGTTCGGTCCGGGCGTGGGTGCCGAGCTCGTCGCGCTGCGCTGGCCGGACGGGCAGGGGCACGCCGCATGA
- a CDS encoding acetoacetate decarboxylase family protein, with the protein MHDEAAYPPGPWRLRGDLLVSVLRVPPHRVAGLDAALPAGHRPLTVRGHGFVGIAMVRYAPTGMLTYDELLVAVLTHERHVPRVTIPQIWVTSPASRAGGRVLWGIPKELASFAWAGGSQVRVEARDDDGAGIARLTARVGQRLVPGRVAVPLPTAQRRPDASTVRAHNTVTGTLRRLAVRWDLPPEGPLGHLHGLRPIASAAVVDASIVFGRRVEES; encoded by the coding sequence GTGCACGACGAGGCTGCGTACCCGCCGGGGCCCTGGCGACTGCGCGGGGACCTGCTGGTCTCGGTGCTGCGCGTGCCGCCGCACCGCGTCGCGGGCCTGGACGCGGCCCTGCCCGCCGGGCACCGACCGCTCACGGTGCGCGGCCACGGGTTCGTCGGGATCGCGATGGTCCGGTACGCACCCACCGGGATGCTGACCTACGACGAGCTGCTGGTGGCGGTCCTGACGCACGAGCGTCACGTCCCACGCGTCACGATCCCGCAGATCTGGGTGACGAGCCCGGCCTCGCGCGCCGGCGGGCGCGTGCTTTGGGGGATCCCCAAGGAGCTCGCGTCGTTCGCGTGGGCGGGCGGCTCGCAGGTCCGGGTGGAGGCGCGCGACGACGACGGCGCGGGGATCGCACGCCTCACGGCGCGCGTCGGGCAGCGCCTGGTCCCGGGACGCGTGGCGGTGCCCCTGCCCACGGCGCAGCGCCGCCCCGACGCCAGCACCGTGCGCGCGCACAACACCGTGACCGGCACGCTGCGACGCCTCGCGGTCCGGTGGGACCTCCCGCCGGAAGGCCCCCTGGGCCATCTGCACGGGCTGCGCCCGATCGCCTCCGCCGCGGTGGTCGACGCGTCGATCGTCTTCGGCCGCCGCGTCGAGGAGTCCTGA
- a CDS encoding VOC family protein codes for MTAMFVNLPVTDLERAKAFYTALGFRLNPQFSDHNAACLVVEDGHSYFMILVREYFQTFTDLPLGDPAVAPSVSTAIFLDSRDAVDERVAAGLAAGGSEDRPAADYGFMYQRQVSDPDGNILEFGYMDPVAAEQGPEAVAAQQA; via the coding sequence ATGACCGCGATGTTCGTCAATCTGCCCGTGACCGACCTCGAGCGCGCCAAGGCCTTCTACACCGCGCTCGGGTTCCGCCTGAACCCGCAGTTCTCCGACCACAACGCCGCCTGCCTGGTGGTCGAGGACGGGCACAGCTACTTCATGATCCTGGTGCGCGAGTACTTCCAGACGTTCACGGACCTCCCGCTGGGCGACCCCGCGGTCGCGCCTTCGGTCTCGACCGCGATCTTCCTCGACAGCCGCGACGCGGTCGACGAGCGGGTCGCGGCCGGGCTCGCGGCGGGCGGCTCGGAGGACCGCCCGGCCGCGGACTACGGGTTCATGTACCAGCGGCAGGTGTCCGACCCCGACGGCAACATCCTCGAGTTCGGGTACATGGACCCCGTCGCCGCCGAGCAGGGCCCCGAGGCCGTCGCGGCTCAGCAGGCCTGA
- a CDS encoding DUF3592 domain-containing protein, giving the protein MSTDDTPRPPLMSPADADQIRPTRSVAWGVTALVSLVASLLLFGFTWLLALATAMSTLPTYSATTTGTITELSREHYDEPEYDPCGPSYDFTANGATYSASSPNVHEAYCQFDVGDTIDLTYDPADPAGENAPAAHYTAGPVSFQATGATAGGLFVLSIVSFVIWLTRKKR; this is encoded by the coding sequence ATGAGCACCGACGACACCCCGCGTCCGCCGCTGATGAGCCCCGCGGACGCCGACCAGATCCGACCCACCCGCAGCGTCGCATGGGGCGTCACAGCGCTGGTCTCCCTGGTGGCTTCGCTGCTGCTGTTCGGATTCACGTGGCTGCTGGCGCTGGCCACCGCGATGTCCACGCTGCCGACGTACTCCGCCACCACCACGGGCACCATCACCGAGCTCAGCCGTGAGCACTACGACGAGCCCGAGTACGACCCGTGCGGCCCGTCGTACGACTTCACCGCGAACGGCGCGACGTACTCCGCCAGCAGCCCGAACGTCCACGAGGCGTACTGCCAGTTCGACGTGGGCGACACGATCGACCTCACCTACGACCCGGCGGACCCCGCCGGCGAGAACGCACCCGCAGCGCACTACACCGCCGGTCCTGTGTCGTTCCAGGCCACCGGCGCGACCGCCGGCGGGCTGTTCGTCCTGTCCATCGTGAGCTTCGTCATCTGGCTCACACGCAAGAAGCGGTAG
- a CDS encoding alpha/beta fold hydrolase codes for MPTFVSDDAVTLRYHHEPSERSGSTPVLVVPGGPCRGVEYLAGLAETTGGRDLVVLHPRGTPTTGGLSRGWWRDAADVVALADHLGLAEVDVLAHSAGTRLALAAAVQHSARVRSLLLVTPPATWLTGTADDGEQLARARHDPLVDAAVDSLLGPPPADDDEFQRRWMVEAPAGYARWGEAERAHAGLGAVSLPAARAWFRDVPPDAADRVRAGVRSPVLVVGGAADAMTGVAPVESYAAALGADLVMLPDCGHYPWVEQPAALSAAVAPWLRRT; via the coding sequence GTGCCGACCTTCGTGTCCGACGACGCCGTGACCCTGCGGTACCACCACGAGCCGTCCGAACGGTCCGGATCGACCCCCGTGCTCGTCGTGCCCGGTGGTCCGTGCCGCGGTGTCGAGTACCTGGCGGGGCTGGCGGAGACGACCGGTGGCCGCGACCTCGTCGTGCTGCACCCGCGTGGCACCCCGACGACGGGCGGCCTCTCGCGCGGGTGGTGGCGCGACGCTGCTGACGTGGTCGCGCTCGCGGACCATCTGGGACTGGCCGAGGTGGACGTGCTCGCACACTCCGCGGGGACCCGCCTGGCGCTCGCGGCCGCGGTGCAGCACTCCGCGCGGGTGCGCTCGTTGCTGCTGGTCACGCCCCCGGCGACGTGGCTGACGGGCACTGCCGACGACGGCGAGCAGCTCGCCCGCGCGCGGCACGACCCGCTCGTCGACGCCGCGGTCGACTCGCTCCTCGGCCCGCCACCCGCGGACGACGACGAGTTCCAGCGCCGTTGGATGGTCGAGGCCCCGGCGGGGTACGCGCGCTGGGGCGAGGCCGAGCGCGCGCACGCCGGGCTCGGCGCGGTGTCCCTGCCCGCAGCGCGCGCCTGGTTCCGGGACGTGCCGCCCGATGCGGCCGACCGCGTGCGCGCGGGTGTGCGGAGCCCCGTGCTCGTCGTCGGGGGCGCCGCGGACGCGATGACCGGCGTCGCGCCCGTCGAGTCGTACGCCGCCGCGCTCGGGGCGGACCTGGTGATGCTGCCCGACTGCGGTCACTACCCGTGGGTCGAGCAGCCCGCCGCCCTGAGCGCGGCCGTGGCGCCGTGGCTGCGGCGCACCTGA
- a CDS encoding isoprenylcysteine carboxyl methyltransferase family protein, whose protein sequence is MSLTLYVALVVATGLERLAELVVSARHARWSFARGGRESGRGHFPAMVALHTGLLVACVAEAVLADRPFLPWLGWPALVVVLASQALRWWCIRVLGPQWNTRVIVVPGLGLVARGPYRLLRHPNYVAVVAEGVALPLVHTAWVTALAFTVLNAVLLLGFRIPAEERALADSRAA, encoded by the coding sequence ATGAGCCTCACGCTGTACGTGGCGCTCGTCGTCGCGACCGGGCTCGAACGGCTCGCCGAGCTCGTGGTGTCCGCCCGGCACGCGCGCTGGTCCTTCGCGCGCGGCGGCCGGGAGAGCGGACGCGGCCACTTCCCCGCGATGGTCGCGCTGCACACCGGGCTGCTGGTGGCGTGCGTGGCCGAGGCCGTGCTCGCGGACCGACCGTTCCTGCCGTGGCTCGGGTGGCCCGCACTCGTCGTGGTCCTCGCGTCGCAAGCGCTGCGCTGGTGGTGCATCCGGGTGCTCGGGCCGCAGTGGAACACGCGCGTCATCGTGGTCCCGGGCCTGGGGCTGGTCGCCCGCGGCCCCTACCGGCTGCTGCGGCACCCGAACTACGTCGCGGTGGTCGCGGAGGGCGTCGCGCTCCCGCTCGTGCACACCGCGTGGGTCACGGCTCTCGCGTTCACGGTGCTCAACGCGGTGCTGCTGCTCGGGTTCCGGATCCCCGCCGAGGAGCGCGCACTGGCCGACTCGCGGGCGGCGTGA
- a CDS encoding TetR/AcrR family transcriptional regulator, producing MTERRTRRHDPERRERIVEACLQVIGESGVAGASTRRIAAAADVPLGSISYHFADADELLRAAFTRFAHVVSDRFEEYLSRATTLDEARDAVVQLITADLLVDPRELVLTHELYTLAARDPGYRRLTHEWMARSRHALERHFDPPTARLLDALIEGLTIHRALDTEPHGRAEVERAVALVTAAPAGRAL from the coding sequence ATGACCGAGCGCCGGACACGGCGGCACGACCCCGAGCGGCGCGAGCGCATCGTCGAGGCGTGCCTGCAGGTGATCGGCGAGTCGGGTGTCGCAGGGGCCTCGACCCGGCGCATCGCGGCCGCGGCGGACGTGCCGCTCGGCTCGATCAGCTACCACTTCGCCGACGCCGACGAGCTGCTCCGTGCGGCGTTCACGCGGTTCGCGCACGTGGTGAGCGACCGTTTCGAGGAGTACCTGTCCCGCGCGACGACGCTCGACGAGGCGCGCGACGCGGTGGTCCAGCTGATCACCGCCGACCTCCTGGTGGACCCGCGCGAGCTGGTCCTCACGCACGAGCTGTACACGCTCGCGGCGCGCGATCCCGGCTACCGCCGGCTCACGCACGAGTGGATGGCGCGCAGCCGGCACGCCCTGGAACGGCACTTCGACCCGCCGACGGCCCGCTTGCTCGACGCGCTGATCGAAGGGCTGACCATCCACCGCGCGCTCGACACCGAGCCCCACGGCCGCGCCGAGGTCGAACGAGCCGTCGCGCTGGTCACCGCGGCACCCGCGGGGCGGGCCCTCTGA
- a CDS encoding MFS transporter has translation MSPVPPTARRARAAVSAVFLVNAVLYANLVPRLPELKDRLELSNAALGTAIAAMPLGALVAGLLAPLLIQRLGSAAVASFGLVTLAAAVTAVPFAGGWGVLALLFAVAGALDAVIDVAQNAHGFRVQRLYGRSIVNAFHGLWSVGAVLGGLLGSAAAGLEVPLPAHIATTSAVFALVAVVAFRFLLRGPEDSERSADDAPDEPHPGARSLRHVTGRTVLLLAALGVLAACGAFVEDAGSSWGALYLRGEVGTGAAAAGLAFVALQVAMTVGRLTGDRVVDRFGQRRVARTGGIAIAAGLGLALGFPSLATTLIGFALAGLGVATLVPAVMHAADELPGLPAGVGLTVVSWLLRVGFLVSPTLVGLVADAVSLRAALLAVVGAGVLVATLGRILVPARSGTVEPGVAVPVSGGPAATPHA, from the coding sequence ATGTCGCCCGTCCCGCCCACGGCTCGCCGCGCGCGCGCCGCCGTCTCGGCCGTGTTCCTGGTCAACGCCGTGCTGTACGCCAACCTGGTGCCGCGTCTGCCCGAGCTGAAGGACCGTCTCGAGCTGAGCAACGCCGCGCTCGGCACCGCGATCGCCGCGATGCCGCTCGGCGCGCTGGTCGCCGGCCTCCTGGCGCCGCTGCTCATCCAGCGCCTCGGCTCCGCGGCGGTCGCGTCGTTCGGGCTGGTCACGCTCGCGGCCGCCGTGACCGCCGTGCCGTTCGCCGGCGGCTGGGGCGTGCTCGCACTGCTGTTCGCCGTCGCGGGCGCGCTCGACGCCGTGATCGACGTCGCGCAGAACGCGCACGGCTTCCGTGTCCAGCGCCTGTACGGGCGCTCGATCGTCAACGCGTTCCACGGCCTGTGGAGCGTCGGGGCGGTGCTGGGCGGACTGCTCGGCTCGGCGGCCGCCGGGCTCGAGGTCCCGCTGCCCGCGCACATCGCCACGACGTCGGCCGTGTTCGCGCTCGTCGCCGTGGTGGCCTTCCGGTTCCTGCTGCGCGGACCCGAGGACTCCGAGCGCTCGGCCGACGACGCGCCGGACGAGCCCCATCCCGGCGCGCGGTCGTTGCGCCATGTGACCGGCCGCACCGTGCTGCTGCTCGCCGCGCTCGGCGTGCTCGCCGCGTGCGGGGCGTTCGTCGAGGACGCCGGCTCGTCCTGGGGTGCGCTGTACCTGCGGGGCGAGGTCGGTACCGGTGCGGCCGCCGCCGGGCTCGCGTTCGTCGCGCTCCAGGTCGCCATGACCGTCGGGCGGCTCACGGGCGACCGCGTCGTGGACCGGTTCGGCCAGCGACGCGTCGCCCGCACGGGCGGGATCGCCATCGCGGCCGGGCTCGGCCTCGCGCTCGGGTTCCCGTCCCTGGCCACCACGCTGATCGGGTTCGCGCTCGCCGGGCTCGGCGTGGCCACCCTGGTCCCCGCCGTCATGCACGCCGCCGACGAGCTGCCGGGGCTGCCCGCGGGCGTCGGCCTGACCGTGGTGAGCTGGCTGCTGCGCGTCGGGTTCCTGGTCTCGCCCACGCTCGTCGGGCTCGTCGCCGATGCGGTCAGCCTGCGGGCGGCACTGCTCGCCGTCGTGGGTGCGGGCGTGCTCGTCGCCACGCTCGGGCGCATCCTGGTGCCCGCGCGGTCCGGGACGGTCGAGCCCGGCGTGGCGGTCCCCGTCTCGGGCGGACCGGCCGCGACCCCGCACGCCTGA
- a CDS encoding winged helix-turn-helix transcriptional regulator: protein MAARDYGQYSGISQALELIGERWALLIVRDLLVGPRRYGELAAGLPRIPSNILATRLKELQAAGVLRRVPRSRVIVYELTPYGRELEPVVLALGAWGFKALGEPRDEQVITRESLTIDLRTAFRPQVAAALPATAYRARLGATELLIRVDGPALDVASGDGPADLAFATGPDLRRVITGELAPDRAIATGVVEVLHGPGGLLDRFASTFHLAA from the coding sequence GTGGCCGCACGCGACTACGGGCAGTACTCCGGGATCTCGCAGGCCCTGGAGCTGATCGGCGAGCGGTGGGCGCTGCTCATCGTGCGCGACCTGCTGGTGGGACCCCGCCGCTACGGCGAGCTGGCGGCGGGGCTCCCCCGGATCCCGAGCAACATCCTGGCCACGCGCCTCAAGGAGCTCCAGGCCGCGGGCGTGCTGCGGCGCGTGCCGCGCTCACGCGTGATCGTCTACGAGCTCACGCCGTACGGGCGCGAGCTCGAACCCGTCGTGCTCGCGCTGGGCGCGTGGGGCTTCAAGGCACTGGGCGAGCCGCGCGACGAGCAGGTCATCACGCGCGAGTCGCTGACCATCGACCTGCGCACGGCGTTCCGCCCGCAGGTCGCGGCCGCGCTGCCCGCGACGGCGTACCGCGCGCGGCTGGGCGCCACCGAGCTGCTGATCCGCGTGGACGGTCCGGCGCTCGACGTGGCCTCCGGCGACGGCCCGGCCGACCTCGCGTTCGCCACCGGACCCGACCTGCGCCGCGTCATCACCGGTGAGCTCGCACCCGACCGCGCGATCGCCACCGGCGTCGTCGAGGTGCTGCACGGCCCGGGCGGGCTGCTCGACCGGTTCGCGAGCACCTTCCACCTGGCCGCGTGA